In Marixanthomonas ophiurae, one genomic interval encodes:
- a CDS encoding phosphatase PAP2 family protein: protein MKKTTTTLLLLLISFTTFSQTKDSPYEWDWVRDGIWTGAALGTTVTGYSLIIGKDDITEAKLQQEVANQDNINFIDKWAVGYESEAAIGQSNIPFAMSFASPFVLLFDDEVNEHTAQILGLYLESLSTTAGLYTVTAGLVNRSRPYVYNEDVSLERRLINNGQRSFYSGHVAAAATATFFAAKVYSDFNPDSPAKVWVWAGAATIPAAVGYFRIKAGQHFLTDVLLGYGLGAVTGYFVPELHKTDDSVIEVVPSAGMSATGDIYRGIGLQMTF, encoded by the coding sequence TTAATCAGTTTCACAACCTTTTCGCAAACAAAAGACTCACCCTATGAATGGGATTGGGTTCGAGACGGTATTTGGACTGGTGCTGCATTAGGAACCACTGTTACAGGATATTCATTAATTATTGGAAAAGATGATATAACAGAAGCTAAATTACAACAAGAGGTTGCCAATCAAGATAACATCAATTTTATTGATAAATGGGCGGTTGGATATGAATCTGAAGCTGCTATTGGGCAAAGTAATATACCTTTTGCAATGTCATTTGCTTCTCCATTTGTATTACTTTTTGATGATGAAGTAAATGAGCACACTGCACAAATACTTGGTCTGTATTTAGAAAGCCTTTCTACCACAGCGGGGTTATATACGGTTACCGCTGGTTTGGTAAACCGTAGTAGACCTTATGTATATAACGAAGATGTTTCGCTTGAAAGGCGATTAATCAATAATGGTCAACGTTCTTTTTATTCAGGACATGTAGCGGCGGCGGCAACTGCTACCTTTTTTGCAGCAAAAGTATATAGTGATTTTAACCCAGATAGTCCTGCAAAAGTATGGGTTTGGGCTGGAGCAGCCACCATACCTGCTGCTGTTGGATATTTTAGAATTAAAGCTGGACAACATTTTTTAACAGATGTCCTTTTAGGCTATGGTCTTGGAGCGGTTACTGGATATTTTGTGCCAGAATTACACAAAACAGATGACAGCGTTATTGAAGTAGTTCCAAGTGCTGGAATGTCTGCCACCGGAGATATCTATAGAGGTATTGGACTGCAAATGACGTTTTAG
- the ychF gene encoding redox-regulated ATPase YchF, whose amino-acid sequence MKAGIVGLPNVGKSTLFNCLSNAKAQSANFPFCTIEPNIGVVNVPDNRLVKLEELVNPQRVLPATVEIVDIAGLVKGASKGEGLGNQFLGNIRETDAILHVLRCFDNDNVVHVDGNINPVRDKETIDIELQLKDLETTEKKLDKVKRAARTGNKEAQKEETALLKVKEGLEAGISVRAIELTDSEREEFVDQIQFITDKPVLYVCNVDEDAAVSGNKYVEQVKEAVKDENAEVIILAVGTEADITELETFDERQMFLEDLGLEEPGSAKLIRSAYKLLNLETYFTAGEKEVRAWTIPVGSTAPQAAGVIHTDFEKGFIRAEVIKYNDFVTYGSEAKVRDAGKLGIEGKEYIVKDGDVMHFRFNV is encoded by the coding sequence ATGAAAGCAGGAATTGTAGGATTACCAAATGTAGGTAAATCAACCCTTTTTAATTGTCTATCGAATGCTAAAGCACAAAGTGCTAACTTTCCGTTTTGTACTATTGAGCCCAATATTGGTGTGGTAAACGTACCAGATAATCGGTTGGTCAAGTTGGAAGAATTGGTGAATCCACAACGAGTACTGCCTGCAACTGTTGAAATAGTTGATATTGCTGGTTTGGTAAAAGGAGCTAGCAAAGGTGAAGGGTTGGGGAATCAATTCTTAGGAAATATCCGTGAAACCGATGCTATTTTACACGTATTGCGCTGTTTTGATAATGATAACGTGGTTCATGTAGACGGAAATATTAATCCAGTTCGAGATAAAGAAACCATTGATATTGAATTGCAGTTAAAAGACCTTGAAACCACTGAGAAGAAGCTAGATAAAGTAAAAAGAGCTGCCAGAACCGGAAATAAAGAAGCTCAAAAAGAAGAAACAGCTTTATTAAAGGTAAAAGAAGGACTTGAAGCAGGTATTTCTGTAAGGGCAATCGAACTTACCGATTCAGAACGGGAAGAGTTTGTTGATCAAATTCAGTTTATAACCGACAAGCCTGTTTTGTACGTTTGCAATGTAGATGAAGATGCAGCCGTTTCTGGGAATAAATATGTAGAGCAAGTTAAAGAAGCTGTAAAAGATGAAAATGCCGAAGTGATTATCTTAGCCGTAGGTACTGAAGCCGATATTACTGAACTGGAAACCTTTGACGAACGCCAAATGTTTTTGGAAGATTTAGGTTTGGAAGAACCAGGTTCCGCAAAATTAATTCGTAGCGCCTATAAATTGCTTAATTTGGAAACTTATTTTACAGCTGGTGAAAAAGAAGTCCGTGCTTGGACTATTCCTGTAGGATCAACTGCCCCACAAGCTGCGGGTGTTATCCATACCGATTTTGAAAAAGGATTTATCCGTGCTGAGGTAATTAAGTATAACGATTTTGTAACCTATGGTAGCGAAGCCAAAGTTCGTGATGCTGGAAAGTTAGGAATAGAAGGGAAGGAGTACATTGTAAAAGACGGCGATGTGATGCACTTTAGATTTAATGTGTAA